ATGAGGCACTGAATGACATCTTGCCAAATCTTAAGAGCTTGCGAACGCtatctttatttaattcaaaacatatttcTTCTCAGTTGCTCAATTCCATTGGCAACTTAAAACATTTGCGGTTCTTGGACCTTTCTCGTACCGCCATAGAAAGGTTACCTGATAGTGTGTGCACCTTGTACTATTTGCAAAGTTTATTGTTACGAAAGTGTCGACATCTCATGGAGTTGCCATCCAACATCTCCAACTTGGTCAACTTACAACATCTTGATATTGAAGGGACAAATTTGGAAGAGATGCCACCAAAAATGGAGAAACTCACAAAGCTTCGATATTTGGAATACTACATCGTGGGAAAAGATAGTGGGTCTAGCATGAAAGTGTTGGGGAAGCTCTCTCATTTAAGGAAAAAGCTTTCTATTGGGAATCTCAGAGATGTTGCAAATGCTCAAGATGCTTTGGATGCCGATTTGAAGGgtaagaagaagattgaggaGTTGGGGTTGAAGTGGGATGGCAATACGGATGACACACGGCACGAGAGAGAAGTACTTGAGAGATTGGAGCCTTCTGAAAATGTGAAACAGCTTTTCATTACTGGTTACGGGGGTACAACGTTCCCAGGCTGGCTCGGAAACTCTTCCTTCTCAAATATGGTAGTGTTGTTTCTTTATGGATGCAAGAACTGCATCCTCTTGCCACCACTGGGGCAGCTGCCATCTCTAGAAGAGCTCCAAATTAAAGGACTTGATGAAGTTGTGGCTGTTGGTCCTGAGTTCTATGGAAGTGACTCTTCGATGGAGAATCCATTTAAATCcctcaaaatattaaagttcGAGGGGATGAAAAAATGGCAGGAATGGAAAACAGATGTAGCTTTCCCTCATCTTGCAAAGCTCTTCATAAGAGGTTGTCCTGAGTTAACACATGCCATGCCTCCTCGTCGTCGTCTCCTTCCTTCTTTATTGATTCTTTCTATTAAAGAATGCCCGCAGCTTGGGGACAGATATTGGAAACgtgtaaaaaaattttgatccCCGGTCCAAGCAACAGATCCAAAGCTATTACAGAGATCTTGTCCAATTCTTTTGCCTTCCTTCTTTTACTTTTCTAGCTATTTTTTCCTACTTTCTACAAGCTTCAGATTCTTATATTGTATAGAGAATTTGATTCTAGTTTTTTAACGGTTCATAAGCCTCGATCCATTTTGTGAATTTTCAAGGTGATGTTGTGagaatttcaaaaaactatttgCATGCACATAGTTACAGAAAATTTTCAAGGTGatcattaaataatgtttttatctctttctaaaaacatttaaccatttaatttataattacacaaaacatgtttaaaaaccAACTTTCACACCCTAAAATGAACACTTGTAATCATTGCTTCTATAATAATTCATCCCTATTTCTCAATTTCATACGTACTAATGCTGCCTAAGATTAATATTAGAGATGCTATGTGTTTGTTAATGTAGTACGTATGCTTTTGCAAAATCACGTTTGGGTTGGAGAAGTGCTTTTGCAAAATTACGTTTGGGTTGGAGGAATGCTTTTGTTAATAAgtaaaaaccatcaaaatatatcaatttaattaaaaaaaaagacattaattcaaagtttttcTATACAAAACATACTTTGAAAATCACTTACAAATACAATGTACGAAAGCATGCATATTGTCGAAAGGCGTCCTAATAAAttacataaacaaataataataaatcgaTAGGTGATAATGTTTATAAATGTCATAATGGTAATATCACATTAATTGAAAGATCTACTCAACCATGATTTTAAAAGTTTCCTTGATGAAAAAGCCATGTCACTTAGCCAAGAAAATAGCCAGTATGGTATCTCCGGTGTTGCAGggcaattttttaaaacttatttatatttaattttgttgtaattaagcTAAATATTTGTAggaattctaataatttaaattgtggAGAATAAACTCATTTCTTTATTCaaaactccattttttttattttgacaaaaatatattttatattaacaacatggtttgtttttttaaaaacaaaaaaccttaaggtgatttaaaaagatatttatataagaatccaattatttaaattcataaccAAACATCCGTTTTCTTAtccataaaatacaaaataaatattgtttcaaaataattataagtgaatttctaatttttttttttaaatatacataGATCTGGCATAATTGTCAAGTTTAGATGTTTtggttaaaaactaaaattaaaaaatattaaaaaataataatgtaaaaaaaaaattatatttatatttatattttaaaattttaaggattaattaattagttttatttaatccaaaaagaaaagtttTATTGTCAAtcgaataaattataattaatgcttttaagctaactttttttctttccttttccattcgTTGAACATCTTATTATGTTCTTCTCTACAATTCTCTGCTTCTGCTTCCTTCCAATTCTCTGGGAAGATCCCATCATGGCTGTGGAGTtcattggaggatcaattctctcCGCTGTCATTGAGGTTCTGAGCGAGAAGCTGACCACTCCTGAGATTCTGGGCTTCTTCAAAAGCCACAAGCTCAATGATGCTCTTCTCGGAAAGTTGAAAGAAACACTGAATACTCTCAACGGACTTCTCAGTGATGGTCTTCTGGGAAAGTTGAAAGAAACACGTATAACATTTAACAGTGAAGTGtgttaactcaaattaatttaaaataatattttatttattttaaaaacaattaaaataacatggttttgatttcatataatttaatttaaaatgaagaatcattgagttgatttgttaggtctaattaaatttaataacattgtttGGAACAACACTTCTTTGACGAATTAAAGTAAGGCTCTTGACCTAAAACCTTAATCATGGATTATCAATTTGGCTTCAATAGTTAAGAAGCATATTTAGACTTAtttgtttctgtattttaaaagtatttttgaaaaaaattgattttttttttattaaattcaaattaatatatttttagtgttttctattcattttgatgtgctgatgtcaaaaatattttcataaatagaCCAGAAAACTAAACGttagcttcttcttctcctctaaaCTACCGGCTAGTGCTAAAACAAccataatagaaaaaacaaattgagaactTACTCATTAAAACCTTTGAACTAAGATTTAAGACAAAATAAGTGAGGGAATGAGTATTGAACACATAGTACAATCctataaatttgttttcaatttgcatttgatgaaaaatatacaAGGAATCATAAATGAATCAACTCAAGCATTGTGAAGAAAATATCAAGATATCATAAATGTGTTGACTTTGGTTAAAGTTTTGGaacaacaaattcaaattcaaattcaaataataaaggatgaaaatatttagatgatgataatttattaatttatttgtgaaagaaaaaacattaatatgaaTATGTATATTCTTATTAGTTGATGAAACAATTTGAAAGCATCAAAGtacttttttgtaaaaaaaaaaaactaataaatggtACACCCGAGGCAAAACTGCAGCCAATATAGCTTGTTGGCCAAGGAAAAGAGTCTTTCCCTTTGTAGTGTTGGAGTGGCAAATAATGGCTTATGATAAGCAAAAGTTGATTCATCTTGCTTAATTCTATCCATCTATTTTCTTCATAGTTGAGCTTGCAGCACTTGTAATCAACTTGAAACTTATATTCTTGACATGAGATCCTGTGAAGAATTTCCAAAGCTAAAAGGAATCAATGATGTTGCTCAAAAATTGGTGGAGACAAaccatttttattaataaaaaaaatattttcaaggatTAAATTGGTTAAAAGTTGGTTATGCAATCAAATCAAAAATGATTGATTAAAtgattgtttgattatgattagttatataaaaaaatatatatttaaaagtgttaataaTGAGAAAATCCTATAAcgttttttaatatgtaaaatcTTGCAAAgaacaattataaattataaattataaaaaatagaatttcatgaatcatctttttataatacataaataaatttttaagctttatattagaaacttataatttttagattttttaaatcttaattaatttagttatatatttatattattttatactttaaaactCGGGTCCATCCTTCATCTTAATGGCACATATGAAAACTTATtattcttatcttatttatgcCCGTTTGAAGACAGTTAATCCAAACTTAATCCACTTGATCATGATGCCTTAATCATGCCGATATAAAAGACTAATACATTGAGCACCAAGTGTGGATATAATCGGTGGCGGAGATAGGAGGCTGGCAAGGACTCGGCCTTataagg
This DNA window, taken from Populus alba chromosome 17, ASM523922v2, whole genome shotgun sequence, encodes the following:
- the LOC140954249 gene encoding putative disease resistance RPP13-like protein 1, giving the protein MECLLTQHKTDDSNLVVVPIVGMGGVGKTTLAQLIYKDRRVDECFELKAWVWASQQFDVTRIIKDILDKIDATTCRTKEPDESLMEAVKGKKLLLVLDDAWNIEYNEWDKLLLPLRYVEHGSKIVVTTRDQDVAKVTQTVITPHCLKGIRYEDCWKLFARDAFSGVNSGAVSHLEAFGREIVRKCKGLPLAAKTLGGLLHSVEDVTQWEKISNSSLWVRRMKNIPPALTLSYYYLPSHLKRCFAYCAIFPKGSKIKKHKLITEWMAQGFLVQPRGVEEMEDIGEFCFKLDIKESGSGLEGQHLRALFLREVDNEALNDILPNLKSLRTLSLFNSKHISSQLLNSIGNLKHLRFLDLSRTAIERLPDSVCTLYYLQSLLLRKCRHLMELPSNISNLVNLQHLDIEGTNLEEMPPKMEKLTKLRYLEYYIVGKDSGSSMKVLGKLSHLRKKLSIGNLRDVANAQDALDADLKGKKKIEELGLKWDGNTDDTRHEREVLERLEPSENVKQLFITGYGGTTFPGWLGNSSFSNMVVLFLYGCKNCILLPPLGQLPSLEELQIKGLDEVVAVGPEFYGSDSSMENPFKSLKILKFEGMKKWQEWKTDVAFPHLAKLFIRDPIMAVEFIGGSILSAVIEVLSEKLTTPEILGFFKSHKLNDALLGKLKETLNTLNGLLSDGLLGKLKETRITFNSEVC